In a single window of the Halobaculum lipolyticum genome:
- a CDS encoding SpoVR family protein, translated as MIHDDRIATRRVAAGLEEPAEKARELARKLGLRPYPVNYWVVTHEEMNRLIAYDGFQTRYPHWRWGMKYDRQRKQDTFGMGKAFEIVNNDNPCHAFLQESNTVADQKAVITHVEAHADFFRNNEWFGRFAGDREEPNAAAMLERHADAIASYVDDPDVDRGDVERLIDAVLCVEDAIDQHRALADDRVDDDAEADLVDIEERLDRLGLSPEVRDQVFDEEWVDAQREGDHLPEPRPDVLRYLREHGKRFDPDELKAVDREPWMDEVIELLRREAYYFAPQRLTKVMNEGWASYWESLMMGDERFAGDDEFVTYADHMSRVLGSPGLNPYSLGLAIWQYVENTANRREVVDELLRVEGVTWRNFHDVIDFDEVADLLEPSRTVAGVTAETLDDLDPDDPRVDADALDRARAGDLDADAYPWAVLTYEGLCERHFSLAKPANRGFLRRIGRSELERLSRYMFDDEVYPDVEAALADVDYGAGWERMREVRESHNDVTFIDEFLTEEFVVEGNYFTYEYSHAAGGYRVASVDADDVKKKLLLRFTNFGKPTIAVYDGNYDNRGELLLGHRYNGVALDLPKAKQTLERVFELWGRPVNLATVVTEYDDHELEVARRRGREPRGEEVPIRLRYDGDEVERHPLEPQVAEQIAAADVDYDTKPDEWLA; from the coding sequence ATGATCCACGACGACCGCATCGCGACCCGCCGCGTCGCCGCCGGGCTGGAGGAGCCGGCCGAGAAGGCGAGGGAACTCGCCCGGAAGCTGGGCCTGCGCCCGTACCCGGTGAACTACTGGGTCGTGACACACGAGGAGATGAACCGACTCATCGCGTACGACGGGTTCCAGACGCGGTACCCGCACTGGCGGTGGGGGATGAAGTACGACCGCCAGCGCAAGCAGGACACCTTCGGGATGGGGAAGGCGTTCGAGATCGTCAACAACGACAACCCCTGCCACGCGTTCCTCCAGGAGTCGAACACGGTGGCCGACCAGAAAGCCGTCATCACCCACGTCGAGGCGCACGCGGACTTCTTCCGCAACAACGAGTGGTTCGGGCGGTTCGCCGGCGACCGCGAGGAGCCGAACGCCGCCGCGATGCTGGAGCGCCACGCCGACGCCATCGCGAGCTACGTCGACGACCCCGACGTCGACCGCGGCGACGTCGAGCGGCTGATCGACGCCGTCCTCTGCGTCGAGGACGCCATCGACCAGCACCGCGCGCTCGCGGACGACCGCGTCGACGACGACGCGGAGGCGGATCTGGTCGACATCGAAGAGCGGCTCGACCGCCTCGGCCTGTCGCCGGAGGTGCGCGACCAGGTGTTCGACGAGGAGTGGGTCGACGCACAGCGCGAGGGCGACCACCTCCCCGAGCCACGCCCGGACGTGCTCCGGTACCTCCGCGAGCACGGCAAGCGGTTCGACCCCGACGAGCTGAAGGCGGTCGACCGCGAGCCGTGGATGGACGAGGTGATCGAGCTGTTGCGTCGGGAGGCGTACTACTTCGCCCCGCAGCGGCTGACGAAGGTGATGAACGAGGGGTGGGCGAGCTACTGGGAGTCGCTGATGATGGGCGACGAGCGCTTCGCCGGCGACGACGAGTTCGTCACCTACGCCGACCACATGAGCCGGGTGCTCGGCTCGCCCGGGCTGAACCCCTACTCGTTGGGTCTCGCCATCTGGCAGTACGTCGAGAACACGGCGAACCGCCGCGAGGTCGTCGACGAACTGCTCCGCGTCGAGGGCGTCACGTGGCGCAACTTCCACGACGTGATCGACTTCGACGAGGTCGCGGACCTGCTGGAGCCGAGCCGGACGGTCGCGGGCGTCACCGCCGAGACGCTCGACGACCTCGACCCGGACGACCCGCGCGTCGACGCCGACGCGCTGGACCGCGCCCGTGCCGGCGACCTCGACGCCGACGCCTACCCGTGGGCCGTCCTCACGTACGAGGGGCTGTGCGAGCGCCACTTCTCGCTGGCCAAGCCCGCGAACCGCGGCTTCCTCCGGCGGATCGGTCGCTCGGAACTGGAGCGGCTCAGCCGCTACATGTTCGACGACGAGGTGTACCCCGACGTCGAGGCGGCGCTTGCGGACGTCGACTACGGCGCCGGGTGGGAGCGCATGCGCGAGGTCCGCGAGAGCCACAACGACGTGACGTTCATCGACGAGTTCCTCACCGAGGAGTTCGTCGTCGAGGGGAACTACTTCACCTACGAGTACTCCCACGCCGCCGGCGGCTACCGCGTCGCCAGCGTCGACGCCGACGACGTGAAGAAGAAGCTCCTGTTGCGCTTCACGAACTTCGGCAAGCCGACGATCGCGGTGTACGACGGCAACTACGACAACCGCGGCGAACTCCTCCTCGGCCACCGCTACAACGGCGTCGCGCTCGACCTGCCGAAGGCGAAACAGACGCTCGAACGCGTGTTCGAACTGTGGGGGCGCCCGGTGAACCTCGCGACGGTCGTCACCGAGTACGACGACCACGAACTGGAGGTCGCGCGCCGCCGCGGGCGCGAGCCGCGCGGCGAGGAGGTGCCGATCCGCCTGCGCTACGACGGCGACGAGGTGGAGCGCCACCCGCTGGAGCCGCAGGTGGCCGAACAGATCGCCGCCGCCGACGTGGACTACGACACCAAGCCCGACGAGTGGCTGGCCTGA
- a CDS encoding PrkA family serine protein kinase, with translation MSDQTDNADRTAPGEAASTHTLEQLSEQYRRSVPEDLREAKPFEWYLDEVIADPRIARNAHQRVADMFDHYGTRYDEDAGVVEYLLASEDPLHDGENTFYGREVHESIHEFVNKVKSGARGLGPEKRIKLLLGPVGSGKSHFDWLVRRYFEDYTRSDAGRMYTFRWTDLCSVIDDQDPADDTVRSAMNQDPLVLLPQEQRDEVIAEMNGALDAPYTIRNEQSLDPASGFYMDELLAHYEDDLQQVLENHVEVVRLVADENQRRCIETFEPKDKKNQDETELTGDVNYSKLAVYGENDPRAFDYAGAFCNANRGIFSGEELLKLQREFLYDFLHASQEQTIKPRNNPRIDIDQVIVGRTNMPEYRDKKGDEKMEAFNDRTKRIDYPYVLEYEQEAEIYRKMLRNADVPDIHIEPHAMEMAGLFGVLTRIEEPTDESVSLLQKTKAYNGEIDETDEIDERKLRENGDQVADIAEGMEGVSARFIGDEIAEAIMDSRHRGRGYLSPLAVFKHFEGNLENHGSIPEEKLDTYHRYLELVREEYKERAIEDVRHALAYDLDEIRRQGEKYMDHVMAYIDDTTVEDDLTGREQEPDETFLRSVEEKLEVPGDRKDDFRQEVANWVSRRAREGSSFDPQNNDRLRRALERKLWEDKKHNINFSALVSAGELDDDERSAWVDALTEQGYSEDGAREVLEFAGAEVAKSELED, from the coding sequence ATGAGTGACCAGACCGACAACGCGGATCGTACCGCACCAGGGGAGGCGGCGAGTACACACACGCTCGAACAACTCAGCGAGCAGTACCGGCGTTCCGTTCCCGAAGACCTTCGGGAGGCGAAGCCGTTCGAGTGGTATCTCGACGAGGTGATCGCCGACCCCCGCATCGCTCGCAACGCCCACCAGCGCGTGGCCGACATGTTCGACCACTACGGCACGCGCTACGACGAGGACGCCGGGGTCGTCGAGTACCTGCTCGCCTCCGAGGACCCGCTCCACGACGGCGAGAACACCTTCTACGGCCGGGAGGTCCACGAGTCCATCCACGAGTTCGTCAACAAGGTGAAATCCGGCGCCCGCGGCCTCGGGCCGGAGAAGCGCATCAAACTGCTGCTCGGGCCGGTCGGCTCGGGCAAGAGCCACTTCGACTGGCTCGTGCGGCGCTACTTCGAGGACTACACCCGCAGCGACGCCGGCCGGATGTACACGTTCCGGTGGACGGACCTCTGCTCGGTGATCGACGACCAGGACCCCGCCGACGACACCGTCCGGTCGGCGATGAACCAGGACCCGCTCGTGTTGCTCCCGCAGGAGCAGCGCGACGAGGTGATCGCGGAGATGAACGGGGCGCTGGACGCGCCGTACACCATCCGGAACGAGCAGAGCCTCGACCCCGCGTCGGGCTTCTACATGGACGAACTGCTCGCCCACTACGAGGACGACCTCCAGCAGGTGCTGGAGAACCACGTCGAGGTGGTGCGGCTCGTCGCCGACGAGAACCAGCGCCGCTGCATCGAGACGTTCGAGCCGAAGGACAAGAAGAACCAAGACGAGACGGAGCTGACGGGCGACGTCAACTACTCGAAGCTCGCGGTGTACGGCGAGAACGACCCTCGCGCGTTCGACTACGCCGGCGCGTTCTGTAACGCCAACCGCGGCATCTTCTCCGGCGAGGAGCTACTCAAACTCCAGCGGGAGTTCCTGTACGACTTCCTCCACGCCAGCCAGGAGCAGACGATAAAACCGCGCAACAACCCGCGCATCGACATCGACCAGGTGATCGTCGGCCGCACGAACATGCCCGAGTACCGGGACAAGAAGGGCGACGAGAAGATGGAGGCGTTCAACGACCGCACGAAGCGGATCGACTACCCGTACGTCCTCGAGTACGAGCAGGAGGCGGAGATCTACCGGAAGATGCTCCGCAACGCCGACGTGCCCGACATCCACATCGAGCCACACGCCATGGAGATGGCGGGGCTGTTCGGCGTGCTCACGCGGATCGAGGAGCCGACCGACGAGTCGGTGTCGCTGCTCCAGAAGACGAAGGCGTACAACGGCGAGATCGACGAGACCGACGAGATCGACGAGCGCAAGCTCCGGGAGAACGGCGACCAGGTCGCCGACATCGCCGAGGGGATGGAGGGCGTCTCGGCCCGCTTCATCGGCGACGAGATCGCCGAGGCGATCATGGACTCGCGCCACCGCGGCCGGGGCTACCTCTCGCCGCTTGCGGTGTTCAAGCACTTCGAGGGGAACCTCGAGAACCACGGGTCGATCCCCGAGGAGAAGCTGGACACGTACCACCGCTACCTCGAACTCGTGCGCGAGGAGTACAAAGAGCGCGCCATCGAGGACGTGCGCCACGCGCTGGCGTACGACCTCGACGAGATCCGCCGGCAGGGCGAGAAGTACATGGACCACGTGATGGCGTACATCGACGACACGACCGTCGAGGACGACCTCACGGGCCGCGAGCAGGAGCCGGACGAGACGTTCCTGCGCTCGGTCGAGGAGAAGCTGGAGGTGCCCGGCGACCGCAAGGACGACTTCCGACAGGAGGTCGCCAACTGGGTGAGCCGCCGCGCCCGCGAGGGGTCGAGCTTCGACCCCCAGAACAACGACCGGCTGCGCCGCGCGCTGGAGCGCAAGCTCTGGGAGGACAAGAAACACAACATCAACTTCTCCGCGCTGGTGTCGGCCGGCGAACTGGACGACGACGAGCGCAGCGCGTGGGTCGACGCCCTGACCGAGCAGGGCTACTCCGAGGACGGCGCCCGCGAGGTGCTGGAGTTCGCCGGCGCGGAGGTCGCCAAGAGCGAGCTCGAGGACTGA
- a CDS encoding plastocyanin/azurin family copper-binding protein, producing the protein MSTTAPDARLSRRALLRGAAGAVGATAASTAASAQQTDTPTGTGTGTGTGTGDGTGTGTDSGTGTDAGTGTGEGTGTGAGSGGGSEFVIDMTDELVFDPDAASVPPGTTVVWENVGDVGHSVTAYADEIPEDAAYFASGGFDGEEAARNGYPEGDVAGGDSYSHTFDTEGEYGYFCIPHESAGMVASLTVSADATVEGGGAGAGGATGPPQVPDTALLVGIATTIGLASVLALTYFFLRFGGDYPEA; encoded by the coding sequence ATGAGTACGACCGCCCCCGATGCGCGGCTGTCGAGGCGCGCGCTCCTCCGCGGCGCCGCGGGCGCCGTGGGCGCCACGGCCGCGTCGACCGCCGCGAGTGCCCAACAGACGGACACGCCGACCGGCACCGGCACCGGGACGGGAACGGGGACGGGTGACGGGACAGGAACGGGGACCGATTCCGGGACGGGAACCGACGCCGGAACCGGGACGGGCGAGGGGACCGGAACCGGGGCGGGGAGCGGCGGCGGGAGCGAGTTCGTGATCGACATGACCGACGAACTGGTGTTCGATCCCGACGCCGCGAGCGTCCCGCCGGGGACGACGGTGGTGTGGGAGAACGTCGGCGACGTCGGCCACTCGGTGACCGCCTACGCCGACGAGATCCCGGAGGACGCCGCGTACTTCGCCTCCGGGGGGTTCGACGGCGAGGAGGCGGCGCGGAACGGCTACCCGGAGGGCGACGTCGCGGGCGGCGACTCCTACAGTCACACGTTCGACACCGAGGGGGAGTACGGCTACTTCTGCATCCCCCACGAGTCGGCCGGGATGGTCGCGTCGCTCACCGTCTCGGCGGACGCGACCGTCGAGGGCGGGGGAGCGGGCGCCGGCGGAGCGACGGGACCGCCGCAGGTGCCCGACACCGCGCTCCTCGTCGGCATCGCGACGACGATCGGTCTCGCCTCGGTGCTGGCGCTCACGTACTTCTTCCTGCGGTTCGGCGGGGACTACCCCGAGGCGTGA
- a CDS encoding alpha/beta fold hydrolase, with product MRSHTVSRADGPDLHAVETGPADAPPVLFVHGYSQHHLSWIEQLDGGLADDHRLVAMDLRGHGDSEVAPDGYDDPAAWAGDVAAVVDALALDGVTLVGWSYGSLVALDYLAEVGTDRVAAACLVGVVLGIGTERTTGWLGEGYLDLFPEVTAADAETSVDALGRLVDLCVRGDLPERDRFRMLGYSAVVPPRVRDAMRDRTVSHVDRLGDVDVPALVAHGAHDAVVSLDAAAVAAERLPEATLSTYDDCGHAPFYEAPARFDAELRELVAAARSAEGGR from the coding sequence ATGCGTTCCCACACCGTGTCCCGCGCGGACGGTCCCGACCTCCACGCCGTCGAGACCGGGCCGGCGGACGCGCCCCCGGTGTTGTTCGTCCACGGCTACTCCCAACACCACCTGTCGTGGATCGAACAGCTCGACGGCGGCCTCGCGGACGACCACCGGCTCGTGGCGATGGACCTGCGCGGCCACGGCGACTCCGAGGTCGCCCCGGACGGCTACGACGACCCGGCGGCGTGGGCGGGCGACGTGGCCGCGGTGGTCGACGCGCTCGCCCTCGACGGCGTCACCCTCGTCGGCTGGTCGTACGGCTCGCTGGTCGCGCTCGACTACCTCGCCGAGGTCGGCACCGACCGCGTCGCCGCTGCGTGTCTCGTCGGTGTCGTACTCGGCATCGGCACCGAGCGCACGACCGGCTGGCTCGGCGAGGGGTACCTCGACCTGTTCCCCGAGGTCACCGCCGCCGACGCCGAGACGAGTGTCGACGCGCTCGGGCGACTCGTCGACCTGTGCGTCCGCGGCGACCTCCCCGAACGGGACCGCTTCCGGATGCTCGGCTACAGCGCGGTCGTCCCGCCGCGGGTGCGCGACGCCATGCGCGACCGAACCGTCTCCCACGTCGACCGCCTCGGCGACGTCGACGTGCCGGCACTGGTCGCCCACGGCGCCCACGACGCGGTGGTCTCGCTCGACGCCGCCGCGGTCGCGGCCGAACGCCTCCCCGAGGCGACGCTGTCGACGTACGACGACTGCGGGCACGCCCCGTTCTACGAGGCGCCCGCCCGGTTCGACGCGGAACTCCGGGAGCTGGTCGCGGCGGCGCGGTCGGCCGAGGGCGGTCGCTGA
- a CDS encoding DUF444 family protein: MGLREDLERFREVGDERRPDLAEFIREGDLSGSSRDRVRIPVKLVDLPSFEYSQRDMGGVGQGQGGTPQPGQPVDVPGDPGDADGDGDEDGDPGEDGGEHGYYEMDPEEFAQELDEELGLDLQPKGKRVVEEVEGDYTELTRAGPNSTLDFEQLFKRGLKRKLATDFDENYVREACRVAGADVRDVFEFCRADNVLVSLAWIREAYAELEEEGVDLDEYADFDEFAERVARETVTARIRRDGLQDVPFRREDERYRQPEVVEKRQKNVVVVNIRDVSGSMRKTKRELVERTFTPLDWYLTGKYDEAAFRYVAHDAEAWEVERGEFFGIRSGGGTRISSAYALAAEILEEYPWSEWNRYVFAAGDSENSSNDTVENVVPMMREIPANLHAYVETQPGGNTINATHAEEVERELADRGNVVVARVAGAEDVPDAIRKILSTEADR; this comes from the coding sequence ATGGGACTGAGGGAGGACCTCGAACGGTTCCGGGAGGTGGGCGACGAGCGACGGCCCGACCTCGCGGAGTTCATCCGCGAGGGCGACCTCTCCGGCTCCTCGCGCGACCGGGTCCGGATCCCGGTGAAGCTCGTCGACCTGCCGAGCTTCGAGTACAGCCAGCGCGACATGGGCGGTGTCGGCCAAGGACAGGGCGGCACGCCCCAGCCCGGCCAGCCCGTCGACGTGCCGGGCGACCCCGGGGACGCCGACGGCGACGGCGACGAGGACGGCGACCCCGGCGAGGACGGCGGCGAGCACGGCTACTACGAGATGGACCCCGAGGAGTTCGCCCAGGAACTCGACGAGGAACTCGGGCTGGACCTCCAACCGAAGGGGAAACGCGTCGTCGAGGAGGTGGAGGGCGACTACACCGAGTTGACCCGCGCCGGGCCGAACTCGACGCTCGACTTCGAGCAGCTGTTCAAGCGCGGTCTCAAGCGGAAGCTCGCGACGGACTTCGACGAGAACTACGTCCGGGAGGCGTGCCGGGTGGCGGGCGCGGACGTCCGCGACGTGTTCGAGTTCTGCCGCGCCGACAACGTGCTCGTGTCGCTGGCGTGGATCCGCGAGGCGTACGCGGAGTTGGAGGAGGAGGGCGTCGACCTGGACGAGTACGCCGACTTCGACGAGTTCGCCGAGCGCGTCGCCCGGGAGACGGTGACCGCGCGGATCCGCCGCGACGGGCTCCAGGACGTGCCGTTCCGCCGCGAGGACGAGCGCTACCGCCAGCCGGAGGTCGTCGAGAAGCGCCAGAAGAACGTCGTCGTCGTGAACATCCGTGACGTGAGCGGCTCGATGCGCAAGACGAAGCGGGAGCTGGTCGAGCGCACGTTCACGCCGCTGGACTGGTACCTCACCGGGAAGTACGACGAGGCGGCGTTCCGCTACGTCGCCCACGACGCCGAAGCGTGGGAGGTCGAGCGCGGGGAGTTCTTCGGCATCCGCTCGGGCGGGGGCACCCGCATCTCCAGCGCCTACGCGCTGGCGGCCGAGATCTTAGAGGAGTACCCCTGGAGCGAGTGGAACCGCTACGTGTTCGCCGCGGGCGACTCCGAGAACTCCAGCAACGACACCGTCGAGAACGTCGTCCCGATGATGCGTGAGATCCCCGCGAACCTCCACGCGTACGTGGAGACCCAGCCCGGCGGCAACACGATCAACGCGACCCACGCCGAGGAGGTGGAGCGCGAGTTGGCCGACCGCGGCAACGTCGTGGTCGCCCGCGTCGCCGGCGCCGAGGACGTCCCCGACGCGATCCGGAAGATCCTCTCGACGGAGGCAGACAGATGA
- a CDS encoding PrkA family serine protein kinase yields MTDYLARADEALDGAYEPPRSLAEFVDLAFERPGVASHAAKYLLSAVESMGTRTVVEEGVERERYRFFDDPANDGEHAVLGNTGVLNAFVDDLRTVAAGRGKEEKIHWFDGPTATGKSELKRCLINGLRAYSKTEAGRRYTVEWNIAARDEERSLSYATEGDTDDDWYESPVQSNPLSVFPDEVREELVAALNESHGDHIPVRAASELDPFSREAFDILEERYRRAGRRDLFSATTDRRHLRVKNYVVDVGAGIGVLHAEDDGSPKERLVGSWMPGMLRELNSRGRKDPRAFSYDGVLSQGNGIVTVVEDASQHADLLRKLLNVPDEKRVKLDKGIGMDLDTQLVVISNPDLDAELEQFSDRNDRDPLKALKRRLDRHEFRYLTSVSLETELIHRELTDETAVWADLVDAPDPETAHERLRERMARPLTVRMRDERGQLRERELAPHSLEAAATYAVVTRLDAEDLPGSIGLVEKALLFDSGSIRDGEERVAADEFEFDGEDGRHGIPVTYTRDTIADLLHETTDRAHPDLPVEDVLTPEDVLHAMAEGLATAPVFSRAEIAEYESRLATVKAHVFELQEADVLDAVLADKGVAEATVAEYVEHVFAADAGEQVTTDRGDVDPDPLLMKVFETEHLGRFDDDDYAGNEPSEEVDAFRKETVITALNRYAWEHRDEDFSIANVDLSTVPVIRAVLEAHSWEDVRRIHEDLDPAQWEDPPADTETARVKARTIDHMTTEQGYSEASAELASRHVMREVKGRWD; encoded by the coding sequence ATGACCGACTACCTCGCGCGCGCCGACGAGGCGCTCGACGGCGCCTACGAGCCGCCCCGGTCGCTCGCGGAGTTCGTCGACCTGGCGTTCGAGCGCCCGGGCGTCGCCAGCCACGCCGCCAAGTACCTCCTGTCGGCCGTCGAGTCGATGGGCACCCGCACCGTCGTCGAGGAGGGCGTCGAGCGCGAGCGCTACCGCTTCTTCGACGACCCCGCCAACGACGGCGAACACGCCGTCCTCGGCAACACGGGCGTCCTCAACGCGTTCGTCGACGACCTCCGCACCGTCGCCGCCGGCCGCGGGAAAGAGGAGAAGATCCACTGGTTCGACGGACCGACCGCGACGGGCAAGTCCGAGTTGAAGCGGTGTCTGATCAACGGCCTCCGCGCGTACTCGAAGACCGAGGCCGGCAGGCGCTACACCGTCGAGTGGAACATCGCCGCCCGCGACGAGGAGCGCAGCCTCAGCTACGCGACGGAGGGCGACACCGACGACGACTGGTACGAGTCGCCGGTGCAGTCGAACCCGCTGTCGGTGTTCCCCGACGAGGTGCGCGAGGAGCTGGTTGCCGCGCTCAACGAGAGCCACGGCGACCACATCCCGGTGCGTGCGGCCTCGGAGTTGGACCCGTTCAGCCGCGAGGCGTTCGACATCCTGGAGGAACGCTACCGACGCGCGGGCCGCCGGGACCTGTTCTCGGCGACGACCGACCGGCGCCACCTCCGGGTGAAGAACTACGTCGTCGACGTGGGCGCGGGCATCGGCGTGCTCCACGCCGAAGACGACGGCAGCCCGAAGGAGCGCCTCGTCGGCTCGTGGATGCCCGGGATGCTCCGGGAGCTGAACTCGCGGGGCCGCAAGGACCCGCGGGCGTTCAGCTACGACGGCGTGCTGTCGCAGGGGAACGGTATCGTCACCGTCGTCGAGGACGCCAGCCAGCACGCGGACCTGCTGCGCAAGCTGTTGAACGTCCCCGACGAGAAGCGCGTGAAGCTGGACAAGGGGATCGGGATGGACTTGGACACGCAGTTGGTCGTCATCTCGAACCCCGATCTGGACGCCGAACTGGAGCAGTTCTCCGACCGCAACGACCGGGACCCGCTGAAGGCGCTCAAGCGACGGCTCGACCGCCACGAGTTCCGCTACCTCACCAGCGTCTCGCTGGAGACGGAGCTGATCCACCGCGAGCTGACCGACGAGACGGCCGTCTGGGCCGACCTCGTCGACGCGCCCGACCCCGAGACGGCCCACGAGCGTCTCCGCGAGCGCATGGCGCGCCCGCTGACCGTCCGAATGCGCGACGAGCGCGGGCAGCTGCGCGAGCGCGAACTCGCCCCCCACTCGCTGGAGGCGGCGGCGACATACGCCGTCGTCACCCGGCTCGACGCCGAGGACCTCCCCGGGTCGATCGGGCTGGTGGAGAAGGCGCTGCTGTTCGACAGCGGCTCGATCCGCGACGGCGAGGAGCGCGTCGCGGCCGACGAGTTCGAGTTCGACGGCGAGGACGGGCGCCACGGCATCCCCGTCACGTACACGCGCGACACCATCGCGGACCTGCTCCACGAGACGACCGACCGCGCCCACCCCGACCTCCCCGTCGAGGACGTGCTCACGCCCGAGGACGTGCTCCACGCGATGGCCGAGGGACTGGCGACCGCCCCGGTGTTCTCCCGGGCGGAGATCGCCGAGTACGAGAGCCGGCTGGCGACGGTGAAAGCCCACGTGTTCGAGCTACAGGAGGCGGACGTGCTCGACGCCGTGCTCGCCGACAAAGGCGTCGCCGAGGCGACCGTCGCCGAGTACGTCGAGCACGTGTTCGCGGCCGACGCCGGCGAGCAGGTGACGACCGACCGCGGCGACGTCGACCCGGATCCGCTCCTGATGAAGGTGTTCGAGACCGAACACCTCGGACGGTTCGACGACGACGACTACGCGGGCAACGAGCCGAGCGAGGAGGTGGACGCGTTCCGCAAGGAGACGGTGATCACGGCGCTGAACCGCTACGCGTGGGAGCACCGCGACGAGGACTTCTCGATCGCGAACGTCGACCTCTCGACGGTTCCCGTGATCCGGGCGGTGTTGGAGGCGCACTCGTGGGAGGACGTCCGCCGCATCCACGAGGACCTGGACCCGGCCCAGTGGGAGGACCCGCCGGCGGACACGGAGACGGCGCGCGTCAAGGCGCGCACGATCGACCACATGACGACAGAACAGGGGTACAGCGAGGCGTCGGCCGAGCTTGCCAGCAGACACGTGATGCGCGAGGTGAAGGGACGATGGGACTGA
- a CDS encoding DUF5820 family protein: MNDDAADDRPTPDADQSVDPATLGEGWRLWNEEPGGRAIVVYRPDVFDADRFPAPCLPTVYLTNGSRRARPGSGQRRTDEWHVTLFLEPEVEAESRSFDGRDAALEALRDVTERFAAGDVDYRGAYQVPRETYLDELDTLIRGE; this comes from the coding sequence ATGAACGACGACGCCGCCGACGACCGTCCGACGCCCGACGCCGACCAGTCCGTCGATCCGGCGACGCTCGGCGAGGGGTGGCGGCTGTGGAACGAGGAGCCGGGCGGGCGAGCCATCGTCGTCTACCGGCCGGACGTGTTCGACGCCGACCGCTTCCCGGCGCCGTGTCTGCCGACGGTGTACCTCACGAACGGCTCGCGCCGGGCACGCCCGGGGTCGGGGCAACGCCGGACCGACGAGTGGCACGTCACCCTGTTTCTGGAGCCGGAGGTGGAAGCGGAGTCGCGCAGTTTCGACGGACGGGACGCCGCGCTCGAGGCGCTCCGCGACGTGACCGAGCGGTTCGCCGCCGGCGACGTCGACTACCGCGGGGCGTACCAGGTTCCCCGGGAGACGTACCTCGACGAACTCGACACCCTGATCCGCGGCGAGTGA
- a CDS encoding UPF0179 family protein, which translates to MSTVTLVGTALAEEGTEFVYQGESSACEGCPYRGQCLNLTAGRRYRITGVRDNTQALDCAVHAEGSVRAVEVEPATITANVASRGAYAGSTASLEGPCPHVDCPSHELCEPLGADFDREYRIASVDGDPPHDVCYLDRTLTTVTFEADGGE; encoded by the coding sequence ATGTCCACCGTCACGCTCGTCGGCACCGCCCTCGCCGAGGAGGGAACCGAGTTCGTCTACCAGGGGGAATCGAGCGCGTGCGAGGGCTGCCCGTACCGCGGGCAGTGTCTCAACCTCACGGCGGGGAGACGCTACCGGATCACCGGGGTCCGCGACAACACGCAGGCGCTCGACTGCGCGGTCCACGCCGAGGGGAGCGTGCGCGCGGTCGAAGTGGAGCCGGCGACGATCACCGCGAACGTCGCCTCCCGCGGCGCCTACGCGGGGTCGACGGCGTCGCTGGAGGGGCCGTGCCCCCACGTCGACTGCCCGAGCCACGAGCTGTGTGAACCGCTCGGCGCCGACTTCGACCGGGAGTACCGCATCGCCTCGGTCGACGGCGACCCGCCCCACGACGTCTGCTACCTCGACCGGACGCTGACGACGGTGACGTTCGAGGCCGATGGCGGCGAGTAG